One window from the genome of Streptomyces sp. WZ-12 encodes:
- the helR gene encoding RNA polymerase recycling motor ATPase HelR gives MTTPLTTDASSPSSAPKAPKAPDASTACRTSSASGAFDLPGRLSPKADPALIAADERHFAAIAASLQQTIDELSDRLDAELKAPGGTGREAMDRDAEIHRLTGRLRALRRFGLDLCLGRVVRADDPEPLYVGRLGLTDSAGRRLLVDWRSPAAEPFFAATHGNPMGLASRRRYRWAGGRINDYWDEAFTADGLERHVALDDQSAFIASLGSDRSDRMRDVLATIQSDQDAIIRAGSRGALVVDGGPGTGKTVVALHRSAYLLYSDPRLGHRRGGVLFVGPHQPYLAYVADVLPSLGEEGVRTCTVRDLVAEGAGAVTETDVDVARLKSSARMVRAIEAAVRFYEEPPAEGMTVSTDWADLWLSADDWAEAFDAPGPGTPHNEARELVWDELVAILRDKCADDVPSEQFSRSLRYDEELVSTLGRAWPLLEAADLVGDLWSVPAYLRRCAPWLDRDEIRRLQRTEPQAWTVSDLPLLDAARQRLGDPAAARRKRQHEAILAAQREQMDQVVDNLIQAAADSGADGDDGEGLVTMLRGQDAQVSLVNEAELPTVAPDLLAGPFAHIVVDEAQELTDAEWQMLLLRCPSRSLTIVGDRAQARHGFTESWQERLERVGLDRVNVASLSVNYRTPEEVMAEAEPVIRAALPDANVPASVRSSGIPVTHGSVSDLDAVLDAWLAQHADGIACVIGDPTFRATPRVRSLSPELSKGLEFDLVVLVGPDAFGNGVEGAVDRYVAMTRATRQLTLLTSD, from the coding sequence ATGACCACCCCCCTGACCACCGACGCATCCAGTCCATCCAGCGCACCCAAGGCACCCAAGGCACCCGATGCCTCCACGGCATGCCGCACATCCAGTGCGTCCGGTGCGTTCGATCTTCCCGGTCGCCTCTCCCCCAAGGCCGATCCGGCGTTGATCGCCGCGGACGAGAGGCACTTCGCGGCCATCGCGGCCAGTCTCCAGCAGACGATCGACGAGCTGTCCGACCGCCTCGACGCCGAACTCAAGGCACCCGGCGGCACCGGCCGCGAGGCGATGGACCGGGACGCGGAGATCCACCGGCTGACCGGTCGCCTGCGCGCCCTGCGCCGCTTCGGCCTGGACCTGTGCCTGGGGCGCGTCGTCCGCGCCGACGACCCCGAGCCGCTCTACGTGGGCCGGCTCGGCCTGACCGACAGCGCGGGACGCCGGCTGCTGGTCGACTGGCGCTCCCCCGCGGCCGAACCGTTCTTCGCGGCGACCCACGGCAACCCGATGGGCCTGGCCAGCCGCCGCCGGTACCGCTGGGCCGGCGGCCGGATCAACGATTACTGGGACGAGGCGTTCACCGCCGACGGGCTGGAGCGGCACGTCGCCCTCGACGACCAGTCCGCCTTCATCGCCAGCCTGGGCAGCGACCGATCGGACCGGATGCGGGACGTGCTCGCCACCATCCAGTCCGACCAGGACGCCATCATCCGGGCCGGCTCCCGCGGCGCCCTCGTCGTCGACGGCGGCCCGGGCACGGGCAAGACCGTCGTCGCCCTGCACCGCTCCGCCTACCTCCTCTACTCCGACCCCCGCCTCGGCCACCGCCGCGGCGGCGTGCTCTTCGTCGGCCCGCACCAGCCCTACCTGGCGTACGTCGCCGATGTCCTCCCCAGCCTCGGGGAGGAGGGCGTGCGGACCTGCACCGTGCGGGACCTGGTCGCCGAGGGCGCCGGGGCGGTGACCGAGACCGATGTGGACGTGGCGCGCCTGAAGTCGTCCGCGCGGATGGTCCGGGCGATCGAGGCGGCCGTGAGGTTCTACGAGGAGCCGCCCGCCGAGGGGATGACCGTCTCGACCGACTGGGCCGACCTCTGGTTGAGTGCCGATGACTGGGCCGAGGCGTTCGACGCGCCGGGGCCGGGCACGCCGCACAACGAGGCGCGCGAGCTGGTCTGGGACGAACTGGTCGCGATCCTGCGGGACAAGTGCGCCGACGACGTCCCGTCCGAGCAGTTCAGCCGGTCGCTGCGGTACGACGAGGAGTTGGTCAGCACCCTCGGCCGGGCCTGGCCGCTGCTCGAAGCGGCCGACCTGGTCGGCGACCTGTGGTCGGTCCCCGCGTACCTGCGACGGTGCGCGCCCTGGCTCGACCGCGACGAGATCCGAAGACTGCAACGCACCGAGCCCCAGGCATGGACCGTGTCCGACCTGCCGTTGCTGGACGCGGCGCGGCAGCGGCTCGGCGATCCGGCGGCGGCCCGGCGCAAGCGCCAGCACGAGGCCATCCTCGCCGCCCAGCGCGAGCAGATGGACCAGGTCGTCGACAACCTGATCCAGGCCGCGGCCGACTCCGGCGCCGACGGTGACGACGGCGAGGGCCTGGTGACCATGCTGCGCGGTCAGGACGCCCAGGTCAGCCTCGTCAACGAGGCCGAACTCCCCACCGTGGCACCGGACTTGCTGGCCGGACCGTTCGCGCACATCGTGGTGGACGAGGCACAGGAACTGACCGACGCCGAGTGGCAGATGCTGCTGCTCCGCTGCCCGTCCCGCAGCCTCACCATCGTCGGGGACCGCGCCCAGGCCAGGCACGGCTTCACCGAGTCATGGCAGGAACGGCTCGAACGCGTCGGGCTGGACCGCGTCAACGTGGCCTCGCTGAGCGTCAATTACCGCACCCCGGAGGAGGTCATGGCGGAGGCCGAGCCGGTGATCCGGGCCGCGCTCCCGGACGCCAACGTCCCGGCCTCCGTCCGCAGCAGCGGCATCCCGGTCACCCACGGCTCCGTCTCGGACCTGGACGCGGTCCTCGATGCCTGGCTCGCCCAACACGCCGACGGCATCGCCTGCGTCATCGGCGACCCCACGTTCCGGGCCACGCCCCGCGTCCGGTCACTGAGCCCCGAGCTGTCCAAGGGCCTCGAATTCGACCTGGTCGTCCTCGTCGGCCCGGACGCCTTCGGCAACGGCGTCGAGGGGGCGGTCGACCGCTACGTCGCCATGACCCGCGCGACCCGGCAACTCACCCTCCTCACCAGCGACTGA
- a CDS encoding amidohydrolase family protein: MLIRDVRPWGGERSDVELSGARIAAVRPHDPAARPAGEVVEGRGRLLLPSFSDVHVHLDSTRIGLPFRPHTGGPGVIAMMRNDRQNWRTAEVPLQERVAGTLERMIARGTTRVRSYAQVDVDCQLERFEAVVAAKERFAGRAEVQIMAFPQAGILREKGTVDYLEASLRAGAEVIGGIDPCSLDRDPKGHLDVVFGLAEKYQVEVDIHLHEPGHLGVFSTDLVLERTRALGMQGKVTMSHAYELGSVSEAVSRRLIDEFAELDVAMATVAPPDRGRLSLVALTEAGVRVGLGEDGQRDYWSPYGNCDILDRTWQLAFTNGFRDDALIEMSLAVATVGGASIMSHDVARLAGVADRPGLAVGDRADLLLVDGETPTSAVMDRGTDRTVLHDGVVVADQLAVLGG, from the coding sequence ATGCTGATCCGTGACGTCCGGCCCTGGGGTGGCGAGCGCAGCGATGTCGAACTGTCCGGCGCGCGCATCGCGGCGGTGCGGCCGCACGATCCGGCCGCGCGGCCGGCCGGCGAGGTGGTCGAGGGGCGCGGTCGGCTGCTGCTGCCGTCGTTCAGCGATGTGCACGTCCATCTGGACTCGACCCGGATCGGTCTGCCGTTCCGGCCGCACACCGGCGGCCCGGGCGTCATCGCGATGATGCGCAACGACCGGCAGAACTGGCGCACCGCGGAGGTTCCCCTCCAGGAGCGGGTGGCCGGCACGTTGGAGCGGATGATCGCCCGCGGCACCACCCGGGTGCGGTCGTACGCCCAGGTGGATGTGGACTGCCAGTTGGAGCGGTTCGAGGCCGTGGTGGCGGCGAAGGAGAGGTTCGCCGGGCGGGCCGAGGTGCAGATCATGGCGTTCCCGCAGGCGGGCATCCTCCGCGAGAAGGGCACCGTCGACTACCTGGAGGCGTCGTTGCGGGCGGGCGCCGAGGTGATCGGCGGTATCGACCCCTGTTCGCTCGACCGGGACCCCAAGGGGCACTTGGACGTGGTGTTCGGACTGGCCGAGAAGTATCAGGTCGAGGTGGACATCCATCTGCACGAACCGGGGCACCTCGGGGTGTTCTCCACCGATCTGGTGTTGGAGCGCACCCGGGCGCTGGGCATGCAGGGCAAGGTCACGATGTCGCACGCCTATGAGTTGGGGTCGGTGTCGGAGGCGGTGAGCCGTCGACTCATCGACGAGTTCGCTGAGTTGGACGTCGCCATGGCCACCGTTGCGCCACCGGACCGCGGGCGGTTGTCGCTGGTGGCGCTGACGGAGGCGGGCGTCCGGGTGGGCCTGGGCGAGGACGGCCAGCGCGACTACTGGAGCCCGTACGGCAACTGCGACATACTCGACCGCACCTGGCAACTGGCCTTCACCAACGGCTTCCGGGACGACGCGCTGATCGAGATGTCGTTGGCGGTCGCGACCGTCGGCGGGGCCTCGATCATGAGCCATGACGTGGCCCGCCTGGCCGGCGTCGCCGACCGCCCCGGACTGGCCGTCGGCGACCGCGCCGACCTGCTGCTGGTCGACGGCGAGACGCCCACCAGTGCGGTGATGGACCGCGGCACCGACCGCACCGTCCTGCACGACGGCGTCGTCGTGGCCGACCAACTGGCCGTGCTGGGCGGCTGA
- a CDS encoding amino acid permease gives MTVATSGRPAGAPGRRPTPDGSGCTDGTAGPDGSEGGRPGQPAPAGRELKQRHLTLMALGGAVGTGLFLGCAQTIRSAGPAAVLSYALAGLLVILVMRMLGEMVVARPMAGSFADYARLALGDWAGFTIGWLYWYAFVAIVAIEAIAGGRIVHGWLPGVPVWAVSVVLLTAMAVVNLCSTGSFGSVEFWLAIVKIGAIVGFLALGTAYVCGFWPGGGSPHLGHFVDHGGFLPNGPGAVLAATVVVVFAFGGTEIVTIAAAESPDPRTAVARATRQVLWRVLVFFLGSIFLVVAIVPWDTVTGTESPYATAMARMGVPFAGTVMTAVILAALLSVLNSTLYASSRMLTTLCRHGEAPRALARTNRRGAPARALLLGTVMGYLSIGAQVLQPERTFGFLLDSTGAVLIFLYVTIAVSQLRLGTRARRTEPHRLTFRMWAHPHLTWLTIAALLAILLSMALFADTRPQLLMSLGSLGVVLLAYGVRRAVRRMRRVRQVSAAGRMGAEG, from the coding sequence ATGACCGTGGCCACATCCGGACGGCCGGCGGGCGCACCGGGCCGCAGACCGACACCAGACGGTTCGGGCTGCACGGACGGCACAGCAGGCCCGGACGGTTCGGAGGGCGGCCGTCCCGGGCAACCCGCGCCCGCCGGGCGCGAGCTGAAGCAACGGCACCTCACCTTGATGGCGTTGGGCGGGGCGGTGGGCACCGGCCTCTTCCTCGGGTGCGCCCAGACCATCCGCAGCGCCGGGCCCGCCGCCGTCCTCTCCTACGCCCTCGCCGGCCTGTTGGTGATCCTCGTCATGCGGATGCTGGGCGAGATGGTCGTGGCCCGGCCGATGGCGGGCTCGTTCGCCGATTACGCGCGCCTGGCGCTCGGTGACTGGGCCGGGTTCACCATCGGCTGGCTGTATTGGTACGCGTTCGTGGCGATCGTCGCGATCGAGGCCATCGCGGGCGGCCGGATCGTGCACGGCTGGCTGCCCGGGGTGCCTGTCTGGGCGGTGAGTGTGGTGCTGTTGACCGCCATGGCCGTGGTGAACCTGTGCTCCACCGGATCGTTCGGCAGCGTCGAGTTCTGGTTGGCGATCGTCAAGATCGGCGCGATCGTGGGATTCCTCGCCCTCGGTACCGCCTATGTCTGTGGGTTCTGGCCGGGTGGCGGGAGCCCGCACCTCGGTCATTTCGTGGACCACGGGGGCTTCCTCCCCAACGGCCCCGGCGCCGTGCTCGCGGCGACGGTGGTCGTGGTCTTCGCGTTCGGTGGCACCGAGATCGTCACCATCGCCGCGGCCGAGAGCCCGGACCCCCGAACCGCCGTCGCCCGGGCCACCCGCCAGGTGCTCTGGCGCGTGCTCGTCTTCTTCCTGGGCTCGATCTTCCTGGTGGTGGCGATCGTGCCGTGGGACACCGTGACGGGCACGGAAAGCCCCTACGCCACCGCCATGGCGCGGATGGGCGTCCCGTTCGCCGGCACCGTGATGACCGCCGTCATCCTGGCCGCCCTGCTCTCGGTGCTCAACTCCACCCTCTACGCCTCGTCCCGCATGCTCACCACGCTCTGTCGCCACGGGGAGGCGCCGCGGGCCCTGGCGCGCACCAACCGCCGCGGCGCCCCGGCCCGCGCCCTCCTCCTCGGCACCGTGATGGGATACCTCTCCATCGGCGCCCAAGTCCTCCAGCCGGAGCGGACGTTCGGCTTCCTGCTGGATTCCACCGGCGCCGTGCTCATCTTCCTCTACGTCACGATCGCCGTCTCCCAACTGCGCCTGGGCACCCGCGCCCGGCGCACCGAACCCCACCGGCTGACCTTCCGCATGTGGGCCCACCCCCACCTGACCTGGCTGACCATCGCCGCGCTCCTGGCGATCCTGCTCTCCATGGCGCTGTTCGCCGACACCCGGCCCCAACTCCTCATGAGCCTGGGGAGCCTGGGCGTGGTGCTGTTGGCTTACGGGGTCCGGCGGGCGGTGCGTCGGATGCGCCGGGTGCGTCAGGTGTCGGCGGCCGGGCGGATGGGCGCCGAGGGCTGA